One Brassica napus cultivar Da-Ae chromosome C4, Da-Ae, whole genome shotgun sequence genomic region harbors:
- the LOC106396820 gene encoding cysteine protease ATG4b isoform X1: MKAMCDRFLPSKCSSSSTADEKRDRSTLNGWTVIVNTASSMASGAIRRFQDRVLGPSRTGIPSTTSEIWLLGVCYKISEAESSEEADAGSVLDAFRQDFSSLILITYRRGFEPIGETTYTSDVGWGCMLRSGQMLFAQALLFQRLGRSWRKKESEPSEEEYLEILELFGDSGASAFSIHNLILAGESYGLAAGSWVGPYAVCRSWESLARKKREETDVEHCSCSMAVHIISGSEDGERGGAPILCIEDVTKTCLEYSEGETEWASVLLLVPLVLGLDKVNPRYIPSLIATFTFPQSLGILGGKPGASTYIVGVQEDKGFYLDPHDVQQVVTVNKETKDADTSSYHCNTLRYVPLESLDPSLALGFYCRDKDDFDDFCIRARKLAGDANGAPLFTVTQSHRGGERGIAETSSVASSTEISGEEHEDDWQLL, from the exons ATGAAGGCTATGTGTGATAGATTTCTTCCTTCAAAATGTTCTTCATCATCAACCGCAGATGAGAAACGTGATAGATCCACACTTAACGGTTGGACAGTAATTGTAAACACAGCTTCTTCTATGGCTAGTGGGGCGATTAGGAGGTTTCAAGATCGTGTTTTAGGGCCGAGTAGGACCGGTATTCCCAGCACTACAAGTGAGATATGGCTACTGGGTGTCTGTTATAAAATCTCAGAAGCTGAATCCTCAGAAGAAGCAGATGCTGGCAGTGTATTGGATGCTTTCAGACAAGACTTTTCGTCCTTGATATTAATAACATATCGTAGAG gttTTGAGCCTATTGGAGAGACAACGTATACTAGTGATGTTGGATGGGGTTGTATGCTTCGAAGCGGACAAATGCTCTTTGCACAG GCATTGCTATTTCAAAGGCTGGGAAGGTCTTGGAGGAAAAAGGAATCTGAG CCGTCTGAAGAGGAATACTTAGAGATCTTAGAACTTTTTGGTGATTCTGGGGCTTCGGCGTTCTCCATTCACAATCTTATACTAGCCGGAGAATCTTATGGCTTGGCTGCTGGGTCATGGGTAGGACCATATGCTGTTTGTAGATCATGGGAGTCATTAGCCaggaagaaaagagaagaaactgATGTTGAACACTGTTCGTGTTCCATGGCTGTTCATATCATTTCTGGCAGCGAAGATGGAGAGAGAGGTGGAGCTCCAATTCTCTGTATAGAAGATGTCACCAAAACTTGTTTGGAATATTCAGAAGGAGAAACTGAATGGGCTTCAGTTCTTCTCTTGGTCCCACTGGTTCTTGGACTTGACAAAGTGAACCCAAG GTACATTCCATCTTTGATAGCTACTTTCACTTTCCCTCAAAGCCTGGGAATTTTGGGAGGCAAACCAGGTGCATCGACTTACATAGTTGGAGTTCAAGAAGACAAAGGTTTCTACCTTGATCCACACGATGTTCAACAG GTAGTGACAGTGAACAAAGAAACTAAAGATGCTGACACATCGTCTTACCATTGCAA TACTCTTCGTTATGTTCCGTTGGAGTCGCTAGACCCGTCGCTAGCTCTTGGATTCTATTGCCGGGACAAAG atgattttgatgatttttgtATACGAGCAAGGAAGCTAGCAGGAGACGCCAACGGCGCTCCATTGTTCACGGTGACTCAATCTCACAGAGGTGGTGAGCGTGGGATTGCAGAAACCAGCTCTGTGGCATCATCTACAGAGATATCTGGTGAGGAGCATGAAGATGACTGGCaattactttga
- the LOC106396820 gene encoding cysteine protease ATG4b isoform X2: protein MASGAIRRFQDRVLGPSRTGIPSTTSEIWLLGVCYKISEAESSEEADAGSVLDAFRQDFSSLILITYRRGFEPIGETTYTSDVGWGCMLRSGQMLFAQALLFQRLGRSWRKKESEPSEEEYLEILELFGDSGASAFSIHNLILAGESYGLAAGSWVGPYAVCRSWESLARKKREETDVEHCSCSMAVHIISGSEDGERGGAPILCIEDVTKTCLEYSEGETEWASVLLLVPLVLGLDKVNPRYIPSLIATFTFPQSLGILGGKPGASTYIVGVQEDKGFYLDPHDVQQVVTVNKETKDADTSSYHCNTLRYVPLESLDPSLALGFYCRDKDDFDDFCIRARKLAGDANGAPLFTVTQSHRGGERGIAETSSVASSTEISGEEHEDDWQLL, encoded by the exons ATGGCTAGTGGGGCGATTAGGAGGTTTCAAGATCGTGTTTTAGGGCCGAGTAGGACCGGTATTCCCAGCACTACAAGTGAGATATGGCTACTGGGTGTCTGTTATAAAATCTCAGAAGCTGAATCCTCAGAAGAAGCAGATGCTGGCAGTGTATTGGATGCTTTCAGACAAGACTTTTCGTCCTTGATATTAATAACATATCGTAGAG gttTTGAGCCTATTGGAGAGACAACGTATACTAGTGATGTTGGATGGGGTTGTATGCTTCGAAGCGGACAAATGCTCTTTGCACAG GCATTGCTATTTCAAAGGCTGGGAAGGTCTTGGAGGAAAAAGGAATCTGAG CCGTCTGAAGAGGAATACTTAGAGATCTTAGAACTTTTTGGTGATTCTGGGGCTTCGGCGTTCTCCATTCACAATCTTATACTAGCCGGAGAATCTTATGGCTTGGCTGCTGGGTCATGGGTAGGACCATATGCTGTTTGTAGATCATGGGAGTCATTAGCCaggaagaaaagagaagaaactgATGTTGAACACTGTTCGTGTTCCATGGCTGTTCATATCATTTCTGGCAGCGAAGATGGAGAGAGAGGTGGAGCTCCAATTCTCTGTATAGAAGATGTCACCAAAACTTGTTTGGAATATTCAGAAGGAGAAACTGAATGGGCTTCAGTTCTTCTCTTGGTCCCACTGGTTCTTGGACTTGACAAAGTGAACCCAAG GTACATTCCATCTTTGATAGCTACTTTCACTTTCCCTCAAAGCCTGGGAATTTTGGGAGGCAAACCAGGTGCATCGACTTACATAGTTGGAGTTCAAGAAGACAAAGGTTTCTACCTTGATCCACACGATGTTCAACAG GTAGTGACAGTGAACAAAGAAACTAAAGATGCTGACACATCGTCTTACCATTGCAA TACTCTTCGTTATGTTCCGTTGGAGTCGCTAGACCCGTCGCTAGCTCTTGGATTCTATTGCCGGGACAAAG atgattttgatgatttttgtATACGAGCAAGGAAGCTAGCAGGAGACGCCAACGGCGCTCCATTGTTCACGGTGACTCAATCTCACAGAGGTGGTGAGCGTGGGATTGCAGAAACCAGCTCTGTGGCATCATCTACAGAGATATCTGGTGAGGAGCATGAAGATGACTGGCaattactttga
- the LOC106393319 gene encoding uncharacterized protein LOC106393319, protein MAKSEGLSSSARSSYKKKFGGPLCYWKKRMSTAKAWTDDNPGRRFWLCDSHGFVNWVDKEEQNECVMDRQRGEIKNLKQLLRTTSQEAPAGDSTALLLEEGNRLAEEKEKLEIALITSVEKEKLLRQFIGLSCGGFIVIIIIMAVIMVKK, encoded by the coding sequence ATGGCTAAGAGTGAAGGGTTGAGTTCAAGTGCAAGGTCATCCTATAAGAAGAAGTTCGGCGGTCCCTTATGCTACTGGAAGAAACGAATGAGTACGGCGAAGGCATGGACAGATGACAATCCGGGTCGAAGGTTTTGGTTGTGTGATTCTCATGGGTTCGTCAATTGGGTTGATAAGGAGGAGCAAAATGAATGCGTGATGGATCGTCAGAGAGgagaaataaaaaatcttaaacaGTTGCTTAGGACAACTTCTCAAGAAGCCCCAGCTGGAGATTCAACTGCATTACTGTTGGAGGAAGGGAACAGACTCGCAGAGGAGAAAGAGAAACTTGAAATTGCACTTATAACATCAGTTGAAAAAGAGAAATTACTAAGGCAATTCATTGGTCTTTCGTGTGGAGGCTTCATTGTTATCATAATCATTATGGCCGTTATCATGGTGAAGAAGTAG
- the LOC106396819 gene encoding glycine-rich RNA-binding protein 1, giving the protein MNRRVASNKIMKVMKGSFLKLIDFVWKHGEVWSYGGGERGRAGGGTVEVDQKSKGKYKVTVEELMAEVELLEVDIKVVVMKEVVSGDGGSGGGYGGRRGGSGSYGSGYGSCGGEISG; this is encoded by the exons ATGAACCGTCGCGTTGCGTCGAACAAAATAATGAAAG TCATGAAAGGAAGCTTTCTCAAGCTTATAGACTTTGTGTGGAAACATGGAGAAGTATGGTCTTATGGTGGTGGTGAAAGAGGAAGAGCTGGAGGTGGAACCGTGGAGGTGGATCAGAAGTCGAAAGGTAAGTACAAGGTGACGGTGGAGGAGCTAATGGCGGAAGTGGAGCTTTTGGAGGTGGATATAAAAGTTGTGGTGATGAAAGAAGTGGTTAGCGGTGATGGAGGCAGTGGAGGAGGTTATGGTGGACGTAGAGGAGGAAGTGGATCTTATGGAAGTGGATATGGAAGTTGTGGTGGTGAAATAAGTGGTTAG
- the LOC125585999 gene encoding GATA transcription factor 25-like yields MFGHHTQPEINPNQIGSSSATVGEDHVSTSATSAGHIPYDDMDDIPHPDSIYAASDLIPDGSHLVPHRSEGSELQGSRPMEGANELTISFRGQVYVFDAVGPEKVNTLRIGS; encoded by the coding sequence ATGTTTGGTCACCATACCCAACCCGAGATTAACCCTAATCAGATCGGTAGCAGCTCCGCCACCGTTGGCGAAGACCATGTCTCTACCTCCGCAACCTCCGCCGGTCACATTCCTTACGACGATATGGACGATATCCCTCATCCCGATTCCATCTACGCTGCCTCCGATTTGATCCCCGATGGCTCTCACTTGGTTCCTCACCGATCCGAGGGCTCTGAATTGCAAGGTTCCCGGCCGATGGAAGGAGCTAATGAGCTAACGATCTCGTTCCGTGGTCAGGTTTACGTTTTCGATGCTGTTGGTCCTGAAAAGGTTAATACTTTGCGTATTGGTAGTTGA
- the LOC106396818 gene encoding guanosine nucleotide diphosphate dissociation inhibitor 2, translating into MDEEYEVIVLGTGLKECILSGLLSVDGVKVLHMDRNDYYGGESTSLNLNQLWKKFRGEDKAPEHLGASRDYNVDMMPKFMMGNGKLVRTLIHTDVTKYLSFKAVDGSYVFVKGKVQKVPVTPMEALKSPLMGIFEKRRAGKFFSYVQDYDEKDPKTHNGMDLTRLTTKELIAKFGLDENTVDFIGHAVALHTNDQHLNQPALDTVMRMKLYAESLARFQGTSPYIYPLYGLGELPQAFARLSAVYGGTYMLNKPECKVEFDEEGKVIGVTSEGETARCKKIVCDPSYLPNKVRKIGRVARAIAIMSHPIPNTNDSHSVQVIIPQKQLARKSDMYVFCCSYSHNVAPKGKFIAFVSTDAETDNPQTELKAGIDLLGPVDEIFFDVYDRYEPVNEPALDNCFISTSYDATTHFETTVADVLNMYTLITGKQLDLSVDLSAASTEEE; encoded by the exons ATGGATGAAGAGTACGAGGTTATTGTTCTCGGCACCGGTCTCAAGGAGTGTATCCTCAGCGGTCTCCTCTCCGTCGATGGCGTCAAG GTGCTTCACATGGACAGGAATGATTACTATGGTGGAGAATCTACATCTCTTAACCTCAACCAG CTTTGGAAGAAGTTCAGGGGAGAAGACAAGGCTCCTGAACATTTAGGTGCTAGCAGGGACTACAACGTTGACATGATGCCTAAG TTTATGATGGGAAATGGCAAGCTTGTGCGTACCCTTATTCACACAGACGTTACAAAGTACTTGTCCTTTAAAGCCGTTGATGGAAGCTATGTGTTCGTTAAAGGCAAG GTTCAAAAGGTGCCAGTGACTCCTATGGAGGCCCTCAAGTCTCCGCTCATGGGTATATTTGAGAAACGTCGTGCTGGCAAGTTTTTCAGTTATGTTCAGGATTACGACGAGAAGGACCCGAAGACACACAACGGAATGGATTTGACCAGACTTACAACAAAGGAACTGATTGC GAAGTTTGGTCTTGATGAGAACACTGTTGACTTTATTGGTCACGCAGTGGCACTTCACACCAATGACCAGCATCTCAATCAACCAGCCTTGGATACTGTAATGAGAATGAAG CTCTATGCGGAGTCTCTTGCACGTTTCCAAGGAACCTCTCCATATATTTATCCTCTCTATGGGTTGGGAGAACTCCCTCAG GCATTTGCACGACTTAGTGCTGTCTATGGTGGCACTTATATGTTGAACAAACCTGAGTGCAAG GTGGAGTTTGATGAGGAAGGAAAGGTTATTGGTGTAACATCTGAGGGAGAGACTGCTAGATGCAAAAAGATTGTGTGTGACCCTTCCTACCTACCAAACAAG GTTAGAAAGATCGGCAGGGTTGCTCGGGCCATTGCTATTATGAGCCACCCTATTCCAAACACCAATGACTCTCACTCAGTACAAGTCATCATACCTCAGAAGCAGTTGGCCCGTAAATCAGACat GTATGTTTTCTGCTGTTCGTACTCCCACAACGTTGCTCCCAAGGGAAAGTTTATCGCATTTGTGTCGACAGATGCAGAGACTGATAACCCTCAAACTGAACTAAAGGCTGGAATTGATCTATTGGGCCCTGTTGATGAGATATTCTTTGACGTATATGATAGATACGAGCCTGTCAACGAGCCGGCTCTGGACAACTGCTTTATATCAACG AGCTATGATGCTACAACACACTTTGAGACAACTGTTGCTGATGTGTTGAACATGTATACTCTTATCACTGGAAAG CAACTGGACCTAAGTGTTGATCTGAGTGCAGCAAGTACTGAAGAGGAATGA